One segment of Phragmites australis chromosome 13, lpPhrAust1.1, whole genome shotgun sequence DNA contains the following:
- the LOC133889054 gene encoding aluminum-activated malate transporter 1-like, with protein sequence MEVQMETNIHGGGDGNGSFMARCRQPLCSALDRLRSSGVGFAGKLAKIARDDPRRVAHSVKVGLALTLVSVLYYVTPLFNGFGVSTLWAVLTVVVVMEYTVGGTLSKGLNRAFATLVAGFIAVGAHQVANRCGEKGEPILLAVFVFLLASAATFSRFIPEVKARYDYGVTIFILTFSLVAVSSYRVEDLTKLAHQRFSTIVVGVFICLCTTIFVFPVWAGEDLHKLAAGNLDKLAEFLEGIESECFGENAASENLENKAFLQVYKSVLNSKASEDSLCNFAKWEPGHGKFSFRHPWSQYQKLGALCRQCASSMEALASYVTTLTKSQYPEANPELCLKVRTTCGEMSSHSAKALSELSSAIRTMTIPSPTNNHMSAAIKAANSLRSELSEDEDLLQVMHVAVIASLLSDLVTQIKKITESVDNLARLACFKNPEKTQKDVIIGIKS encoded by the exons ATGGAGGTTCAAATGGAGACCAATATTCATGGTGGTGGTGACGGGAATGGCAGCTTCATGGCGAGGTGCCGGCAGCCGCTCTGCTCGGCGCTGGACAGGCTCCGGAGCTCCGGCGTCGGGTTCGCCGGGAAGCTGGCCAAGATCGCGAGGGACGACCCGAGGCGGGTGGCGCACTCGGTCAAGGTCGGGCTGGCGCTCACGCTGGTGTCCGTGCTCTACTACGTCACGCCGCTCTTCAACGGCTTCGGGGTCTCCACCTTGTGGGCCGTCctcaccgtcgtcgtcgtcatggAGTACACCGTTG GTGGCACGCTAAGTAAAGGTCTGAACAGAGCTTTCGCGACTTTGGTAGCCGGGTTCATCGCCGTCGGAGCCCATCAGGTGGCCAACCGCTGTGGTGAAAAAGGGGAGCCGATACTACTCGCCGTGTTCGTCTTCTTGCTAG CGTCGGCGGCGACGTTCTCGCGGTTCATCCCGGAGGTCAAGGCGAGGTACGACTACGGGGTGACCATCTTCATACTCACCTTCAGCCTGGTGGCCGTGTCGAGCTACCGCGTCGAGGACCTCACCAAGCTCGCGCACCAGCGCTTCTCCACCATCGTTGTCGGCGTCTTCATCTGCCTCTGTACCACCATCTTCGTCTTCCCGGTCTGGGCCGGGGAGGACCTCCACAAGCTCGCCGCCGGCAACCTCGACAAACTGGCGGAGTTCCTTGAAG GAATTGAATCTGAATGCTTTGGAGAGAACGCAGCAAGTGAGAATTTGGAAAACAAAGCCTTTCTCCAAGTATACAAGAGCGTCCTCAATTCGAAGGCCAGTGAGGACTCATTG TGCAATTTTGCCAAGTGGGAGCCTGGTCATGGAAAATTCAGCTTCCGACACCCATGGAGCCAATACCAAAAGCTCGGTGCTCTTTGTCGCCAATGCGCTTCTTCAATGGAGGCTCTTGCTTCCTATGTCACCACTCTCACAAAATCTCAG TATCCTGAAGCCAACCCAGAGCTATGCTTGAAGGTTCGAACAACATGCGGTGAAATGAGCTCGCATTCTGCAAAGGCACTCAGTGAGCTATCATCAGCAATTCGGACGATGACTATACCGTCCCCAACTAACAATCACATGTCTGCAGCAATCAAAGCAGCAAATAGCCTCAGAAGTGAATTATCAGAGGATGAAGATCTGTTGCAAGTGATGCATGTAGCAGTTATTGCATCTCTTCTCTCAGACTTGGTTACACAGATAAAGAAGATCACAGAATCAGTTGATAATCTAGCACGACTTGCCTGCTTCAAAAACCCTGAAAAAACTCAAAAGGATGTGATTATCGGCATCAAGAGTTGA